The Denticeps clupeoides chromosome 4, fDenClu1.1, whole genome shotgun sequence genome segment ACTTCCAAAATGACTAATTAATGTAACATTCATTGCCACTACTAATCAGCCGACTGAAATCTTTTTCATTGTAAATTATGAAAGGAAATATGGGAATAAGGAAACCTGTTTGACAAAGttggacaattaaaaaaaaaaacttcaggcATACTGCTACATACCACAGCCTTCTCAAACATCCATGCATAAACTATGCGATGTGCACACTCACAACTCATCGCtcgggtggggaaaaaaaacatgcattggtATACTGTCAAAAACACTTAACACAGTTCATACAGATTACCTGATTATACCAAATAACCCAGTCTGGCATGGTTTTGAATTGTCCATAGTTTTCAATCAATCTGTAGTACTACGATaggaaacatgaaacaaaccaccTTTTTGTCGTCCAAACACATCTCAACTTCACAAACAACTACTGAGTATGAGTAATGTATTCTGGAAGTCAAATGGCACGCCTCACTGTActtacaatacaatatattacaataatGGTTATGGTATGATGGAAGGTGGCAAATAGACATTGTAAGCATGGTGCTTAGTTCATGGCTGTTTaaaggtggagaaaaaaaatcattatcacGACAAATGGGTTTATAATCCAACAGCAGTCTCTGTCCATTTAGCTTTCTCAGAGTACTTTGAGCAGGAGTTCATAAGTCGCATTGATTATTCCCCAGGACAGGATGGATCTGTGGTAGTTGAGGTGAACCCCACGGAAGAGCCGTATCACCTTTCCTTCCCGTTCACGTACAATCATCACCAGGATTGACCATGAGGAGCGGAACTCTCCACCCACCTGGGCCTGTGCCTGGGACTTCACCACGTTCAGTGGATAGAATATGATGCCCAGCCCTGCCCCCAACACGCCTCCACAAATGAAATCATTGATAAGGTGGCCCACATTAGACTTTGCTTGGGGCAGATGGTGTTTGATTGGGTCTCGTAGGCCAAAGAAGAGGGCGTTGCTGGGACCGTTGCGCAGCAATATGGGCACTAAACCACGGTAAAGCTCCCGGGGACCGTGTTCTTGCAGAAGCACCCGGAAAGCATGCGGGGTGTTGCGGAAGTGGCCATGGTGGCGAGAATCCTGCAGGAGGGTTTGCACACGCTCAAAAGGAGTGAGGATGGCTTCAGCACTGCCTGCCAGCACAGCCGCCAGGCTACAAAGCATGAGATCGGCACTGTCTGAGCGAGCCTGCACTGGAAACGTCCTCGGCAGCATGCGCGAGAGATCCTCATACAGGCCGAACATGAGCGCGGCGGTACAGCTTTTCTGCAGCAGCGGAGGCAGCAGCCCTCGGTAGAGAACCTTCAGACCATCACCGCGCAGCTGGCGCACTGCCTCGCACACACGGATGCCGAACAATTGCTGCCGGAACTGGGCTTTGTGCAGGGGGAAGGTCAGCACGATGTTGGTGAAGGCTGCCACGGAGCCACACAGGTAGTGCTGCAAGCCCTGTAACTGCTGGGCCTTGGCGTGGCCGTCCATGGCACTGCCAGCAGTCATGAAAAACAGCTGGGGAGGGAGGACCACATGATGGACAATGGAActctgtaaatgaaaaaaaattacattcatgGGTTAACCCgaagtaattattttattttattttttttaaataattttcagCCCTGACTCTTGTTCCTTAAATTaaatttcttttgcttttacatCAGAACTCAGAGATCGCCTAGCACtgtttcggaaagagacttggtcgtggtgcagaattacagccactttgatccagtcgcaccatgagatttccccaggacgcgccggttcggtgtctgtagctttaaatgctattgaggaggagagcggcgttgagggggcattcactgaaattatgtcatcagcaccattccccaaccacaatgtctgccacaaacagaaacacaaatttAATTACTGATTCTTCAGagttgtgctcatttttacatccaatcaccaagcaactgcaatgtcatgacggtgggtggagttacttttttaggggaggggttaGAAAAGGTTAGAAGGGGAAGTTAACCTTTCCcattatgatgacataaggggacaaattccagatctgactgtctgagctgccgctctctgaacggtgaagcagaatggccaaagcacactttatacatatcaccatttctggccactgcatgaccatagacaggctagtggaacatgtattaatgttaaataatctgaaaaaaaataggggacatttaaagGCCCCTTTCTGCATCCAGTTTACAGCAGGTTGGTAGTAAAGAACTTCACAGAGCCGTTTCTTCCATTCCAGCATggcaaaaaatgcataaaatagcTCCTTAAACCAATGTCATCACAAGGACAACCTTTACAGCGTGCGAAGTTCACGCCACGACTACAACCCTTCAGGCCAAAGAGAGCTTATCGTCGCATtactgaaaaaaaggaaactattACGGTGCTACGCCAACAACAAATACAGAATATATTTTCTTTCCAGGTTCACCGAAACTTCGAACATATACAATAAATAACCCATACACAAGCATATGGGGGGTAAAAGGGGGAATGAAGTGCACGTGGAAATACCATTTACGCAAATAACACAATCAGAGGCGCAATTAGACGCAGCGCGCCGACACCGGGAGGAAATGCGCAAGGTGCTCGGGTCTTTTTTTCACCTTCTTGCAGATAACGGTCACTGAGGAGTTGGTCGAGGGAGATGTTCTGGCCCGTGGCTGCGTTGTTCCTCGTGTTCTTTCGACAGCCTTCCTGTGGCGAGCGGCCGCTACTGCCCCTCGGTGGTGAGGAGGCGTAATAGAAAATCTCATAAGAATAATGAGTTGAAAGGTCAGAACTGGGGAAGCCACGCATCtctgtaatcttttttttttctttcataaacTTATTCGTGTGATGTAAGTTGATGTTAGGACGACTggaattgatcttttttttttaaaaaaaaaaaaaaaggttgtttcaCTTGGCAACTGGACTCGTTATGAACGTTTCGCCATTAAaattccagagggctttctcaagcCAGACATTTAGCAACACTTTTTGGCATGAACCCCCTAGGACTGGTACGAGAAAACACTGAGGAAACTTGCTAACAACAGGAACCACCTACGGTTAAATCGGAGATGCAGACAACAACTGGAATGGAAGGGCAAAACGTTTGTGAGGATCCAGAACagataaccatgacctggaGGACTGAGAAGCTTCACAGATATCTCCATCGTTGATGTTTTTATATGTCTGGGGAAATATTTTGGTTACATTAATATTCCGGCGATGTCTCTGCTTTTGCTGGGACTGCCGATGTACTCGCCCAGCAGCCTGCttccccatttacatttacatttagagcatttatcagacgcccttatccagagcgacttacaatcagtagttacagggacagtccccctggagcaacttaaggttaagtgtcttgctcagggacacaatggtagtaagtgggatttgaacccgggtcttctggttcacagtcttacccactaggctactaccacccacttccCCGTACAGCTCCAGAACAGAGAAGGCCGGCAGGGAACAGTATTTAATTAGAATTAGCAACTGCAGTTTGTGACCTCCGCTGGTAACTGGAATTGGCTCCAATTTTAAACTGATTTGGTGTTCCCTGGAGATTTTGTTTGTCTTTGGGTTAGGGTTAAAGCTATTTGTAGGTTCTGGTTGGATGTCAACCATTGTGTCAGCATGCATGAAAACATTAGTTTCTGAATGTGCCATGTTGAAGAAAAATAGATTTGCTCAGAAGGAACAGTGTTTCCCAAAGTGGTTGGAATGAGCCATCTCTACAGCTGCTGGACTATGgaagattttaagcacaaatattcaaatgggAATTTAATAGGCAAttgcaatgcaatattcaatcagAGCACGTActttgatattacattttgcatttggcaattcaatgtgcaaagtgTGGATGTAATCCTTAgttcatttcaaaatattttgaataaaaaatttaattttttaaaattgcatttcgtttttgccatgggttttctgcaCATTCATTCAAATGGCAATTCTATTCAGCAAGACATGCATAAACTattgattctgtgtgtgtgcgcatttcAAACAGTAGAACAGCAATACAGTTACATTGAAAACTCATTCTGTAACAGATACATAGAGCATACAGTACAAATTGTAATACAGTGTTGTCTTCTATGTCTAGGATTGGACAACAACCTCACATTGGTGGCAGAGGAAAACTTCTTAATTAGCAACAAGAACAAGAGATCTGTAACATGGAGATTGCAAATAATGCTATCATTTTGAGACAGATCTGTGATTGAAACCTTCAAGACAATGCTGAATTTCTAAATGTCAACTCTGTCAGTATCTCCACAATGGACCGGGTATTGAGGAAGCGTTAGATGACCATGAAGCAGATTTACAGGGTACCATTTGAGAGGAATTCTGACAGGGTGAAAGAGCTGCGGTACCAGCATGTAAGTAAGTCCGTTATTGGTTGTCTGGCATTATAACTTTATTGTAAGCAGTGGTTCTCAttatttcttcctcctctttgagtaaaaaaaattgtccttgCAGTACTTCTGCATAGGCTTTTACCCCAGGCTTGGAACCGATGGAGTAGAGGCCAGTAGTAGGCTATATTGAACTCTTGTGTATGACTCCTCTAtatggctgctttttttttactctattgtAGAGAATAATGGCATTATCAGGGAATAAAACACCTCACATCCTGGTGTTTGTGACGGGGCTGGGTTCAGGtgtagtacataactccacatgtgttcattcatagttttgatgccttcagtgagaatctaaatggtcaagaaaagaGTGAAAGTCTTACTGTACTTTATTTACAGAACTGTAGACAAgatataattttgttttttgtttatattttgtacaaaatacTGTATACATTTAATTGTATGGAACTTTATGTATGTGAATAAAAATGGTTTCTTGGTGGTATGAgggcagtgtgtgtgatgtccAACTTTGGAGGCTGCTTGAAAGTAATtagtgacacaccacagcacaacacccagtgcacgcagtgaaatgtgtcctctgcatttactgtAAACCATTTGTGGGCAGCAATGtaaggcaccctgggagcaatctgtggggacggtactttgctcagtggcaccttggcaattcatcatctgattacaggtccacttcttTAGCCGCCTGGCCACTCTTACtgtaaaatccttttttttttagttttatacaTAATTGTATTATAATAATTCCAGTGACAAAACATCATGCCATTTTGACCAGCAGTGCTTACACAATGCCGAAGGGTCAATGCATTTTGCAGGCACTGACCATTTACATGAAAAAGGAATTGACATTTTTGGACATATGGGTTAACTGTTTTGAGAGAGATTTGAGTTTTTGCAGGTGATCCATGGTGCTGCGCTGAACCATCCAGATTGTTTTTGGCAAAAACACTGAGTGAATGCCAATGAGCCAAAGCAATTGAGAAAgatgtttgaaatatttatggTACTGACTCTTTGTATAGGAAAGGATGTGTGAACAGTTTTGGGAGCAATATGAGCTTTTGCTAGTGAGCTCTAATGTTGAGCAGAACTGTAAGATTGTTTGGCCAAATAAGCTtatagttttaaaaatataattgctGTTTCAAGAAATGAGCCAAACCAACGGAGAAAAAGAGTAATAAGTAGCCATTGACTAAATAACACTAATACATTCAAGtttattcaaaacaatttgctattaaaagcccggctttctttgcACGCTAGAAGTGCTAGACCAAGAGGGAAATGAGAGgatttaaaacataaatcacCAGAGACTAGGGTCCATTTCAACTCATCAGCATC includes the following:
- the LOC114788903 gene encoding solute carrier family 25 member 51-like, with the protein product MTAGSAMDGHAKAQQLQGLQHYLCGSVAAFTNIVLTFPLHKAQFRQQLFGIRVCEAVRQLRGDGLKVLYRGLLPPLLQKSCTAALMFGLYEDLSRMLPRTFPVQARSDSADLMLCSLAAVLAGSAEAILTPFERVQTLLQDSRHHGHFRNTPHAFRVLLQEHGPRELYRGLVPILLRNGPSNALFFGLRDPIKHHLPQAKSNVGHLINDFICGGVLGAGLGIIFYPLNVVKSQAQAQVGGEFRSSWSILVMIVREREGKVIRLFRGVHLNYHRSILSWGIINATYELLLKVL